TTAACCTGATTCTTTGAAAAAAAGTCTTTTAATATAATTTCAGCCTGAGACTTGCTATAAGAGCTGGATTTACCTGAGATGTTGATTTCAACAGTATTATCAAGATAACGGGAAAGCGAACTAGCATCGCCCGATTTGATGGAGCTGACCACATCTTCGAAAGGACCAGCAGCACCCGGATTCAAGGCAGCTGCTGACATTGTAAATGCAGTGACAATGCCTGCTAACAGCACCACTCCCAGCACGTACATTAACTTTTTCATCGCCAGTATTTTATTAGATAGTAAAGTTTTCATCATCAGTGTGAAATGGGCTAAAACTATGCCAAATTGCGGGTTGACGCGGAAAATACAATTATCGTTGTATCATCCAATTGGTAATTAATGCAAAATTAAAAATATATAATTTTAGAATAAAACTTAAGTGCAAGTTATGAAAAGTAAATATTCTTCCGGGATAAGTGCCTGGATGATAAGAAAGCCGGGCCAGGCCTGACCTAAATCAGGTTGTAAAAATTCAACTGATATGAATTTTGCCTCCAAATGATCAAAAGACTATTGGAATTGAAGGATGCTTGTTAACTTTACGATCTTACTGCTTTAAAATCTCAACCGGATATATGGAAAAGAAAAAAGCCATGCTCGTTATCATGGATGGATGGGGACAAGGACAGGTTCCTACCGCTGACGCAATAGCAAATGCCAAGACACCTTTCGTGAGCAGTCTTTATTCAAAGTACCCACATAGTACACTCGTTACTTGTGGCGAACAGGTAGGCTTACCGGATGGACAAATGGGTAACTCAGAAGTAGGTCACCTCAACCTTGGTGCCGGTCGTATTGTATACCAGGAACTGCAGCGTATCAATGTTGCTGTCCGTACCGGGGAACTGGCATCTAACGCTGTGTTGCAGGAAACTTTCAACTACGCTAAAGACAAAGATAAAGCCCTTCACCTGATTGGTCTGGTAAGTGACGGCGGTGTGCACTCTCACATCACTCACCTGAAAGCGCTGACCCAGATTGCGAAAGAAAAAGGTCTGACCAAAGTATACATTCACGCCTTCACCGATGGCCGTGATACAGATCCTAAAGGTGGTCTCGGTTACTTCGCTGACCTGCTGCCTCACCTGGCACAAACTACCGGTCAGGTAGCCAGCATCACAGGCCGTTATTACGCAATGGACCGCGATAAACGCTGGGAACGTGTGAAACTCGCTTACGATGCCCTGGTAAATGGTACAGGAACTCCTGCTACCGATGTACTGGCAGCTATGAAAGCTTCTTACGAAGCAGGTGTAACTGACGAATTTATCAAGCCAGTGATCATTACTGACGCTGCTGGTAAACCAGTCACCACTATACAGGAGGGCGATGCTGTACTTTGCTTCAACTTCCGTACTGACCGTTGTCGCGAAATCACCCAGGTACTCACCCAACAGGCTTTCCCTGACTTCGGCATGAAACCACTGAACCTGTTCTACACCACCATGACTGAGTATGATAAAACATACAAAGGCGTGCACGTGATCTTCGAAAACGATAACCTGGCCAATACCCTGGGCGAAGTGCTGGAACAAAATGACCGCACCCAGATCCGTATCGCAGAAACTGAAAAATACCCACACGTATCTTTCTTCTTCTCCGGTGGCCGCGAAAAAGAATTTAAAGGCGAACGCCGTCTGATCGTAGCTTCCCCTAAAGTAGCTACTTACGACCTGCAGCCGGAAATGAGCGCTCCTGAAGTAACCAATACGATCGTAGCTGAAATCAACCAGAAATCAGCCGACTTCATCGCCCTCAACTTCGCAAACGCTGACATGGTGGGTCATACCGGTGTATGGGAAGCCGCCATCAAAGCAGTAGAAACAGTTGATACCTGCGTAAGCAAGGTAGTGACTGCTGCCCTGGCGAACGACTATACCGTGTTCCTGACCGCAGACCACGGAAACGCTGACTTCATGGTGAACGGTGACGGTACACCAAATACCGCTCACACCCTGAACCTGGTACCTTACTTCATCATCAGCAATGATTTCAAAGGTGAAGTAAAACCTGGTAAACTGGGAGACGTTGCACCTACGATCCTGACACTGATGGGATTACCAATTCCAAAAGAAATGAGTGGTAATATCCTAATATAATTGCTGGTTCTACCGCAGCTAAAAGGCCGTTCTGTGAGTACAGAGCGGCCTTTTTATTTTTCCGCCTTACTGTAACTATTTTGTCAGGTAAACCGTTTTACGTTTTTAGTGCTCTCGACAGATTTGCTCATGCATCAGATGCGCCGTGTTCACGGCGCATTATTTTTTACCATTAACCGCAGGTGCAGTTCAGTTTGCTGCCCCTTCCAATTCCTCATACTTCGCTACCTTTGCTGCATGAAATTTTTCTGGACATTACTGACTGGCACTATTCTCTTTAGCTCCTGCAAGACCGGCTCTTCCACCCCTCCTCAAACTGGCAGCGGATACAGGGATCTGAAAAGCTACTTCCAGGTAGAACTTAAGGAGCTGGAACAACAAAAACCTGGCTTATTCAAAACAGTTTCATTGAACACAATGCATGATAGCGTTGCTATCAATGCCCCCGATTCCCTGCAACTGCATAATATGCTGGCCCCCTTTATGGACGTAGACCTTCACAAACCCAGTTTACAGGGTGCCTACGATACCATCTTACTGGCAGATCAGTTTACCGGCAAGCGTTCCCTGATGTACAAAGCAAAGGAAGCATCTACCCTCCCCCAGGAAATTATCCTCGAATTAGACAATGCACAGCATATCACAGCCGTACAGCTGAACAAGCATGTACGCAACCTCGTTTATGAGTACGAACAAAACCTCGAGTATCAGCACAATCATCATATCCGGATCACGACAAGACAGCACATCGCTTTCCTGCCCGAGAAAGAACTGGATATAAAGATTGCGATGAGACATCTTTAATGACTTTATTGATCAGATGACAGCAGCGGAATTTTCACAGATATCACATACCATTCCCCTTCAACCAGGTATTTACAAATACTATAGTGAAGGCGGCGAGCTCCTGTACGTGGGAAAAGCGAAAAGCCTGCGGAAACGGGTGAGCTCTTATTTTGTAAAGAATCACGATAGTTTTAAGACCAGGAAACTGGTTGAACATATTCATCATATTGAGTTCACCATTGTAGGCTCCGAACAGGATGCCTTCCTGCTGGAGAACTCACTGATTAAACAGTTCCAGCCCAAATTCAATATCAACCTCAAGGACGACAAAACTTATCCTTATCTCGTGATCAAACACGAGTCGTTTCCAAGGGTCTTCTTTACCCGGAATGTGGTTAAAGATGGATCAGAATACCTGGGTCCATATACCTCCGTATGGAGAGTAAAAGAACTGATGGAAGTAATCAAGTCCAACATCCCTTTACGGACCTGTAACCTCAACCTTTCACCGCAGAATGTTGCTAAAGGCAAATACAAAGTTTGCCTGGAATATCACCTGGGAAACTGCAAAGGGCCTTGCGAAAGCTTGCAGACAGAAGAAGATTACCGGGAAGGCTTATCGCAGGTAAAAAATATCCTGAAAGGTAATCTCTCCCCGATCCTGCAACACTTTCGCCAGCTGATGTCGGAGTATGCGATGAACATGGAATTTGAGAAGGCAGAAATGATGCGGAAAAAGATTGAAAAACTACAGGATTATCAATCCAAGTCTACCATTGTGAATACTAAGGTGGGTAATGTAGACGTCTTTTCTATCATTAGCGAAGGCAATCATGCATACGTAAATTATCTGCGCGTACTGAACGGCACTATTGCAGATACAAAGACTGTTACGCTTGAGAAGAAACTGGAAGAGGAAAATGAGGAGGTATTAGCATATGCAGTGAACTACCTGAGAGATGCATTCAAGAGTGTGACAAAAGAGATTGTTGTGCCGATAGAAATAGAATATCCTGAAGAGAATATAGTAGTCACAGTTCCGAAAGGAGGGGATAAGAAGAAATTACTGGAACTCTCTGAGAAGAATGTAGATTACTTCAAGGAAGAACTATACCGTAAGAAGATCCTGCACCTGGAAGGTAAGAGTGATATGGAGAAGAAGAAAGTGCTGTACCAGTTACAGGCAGATCTTGAGCTGGTAGAATTACCAACGCATATAGAGTGTTTCGATAACTCGAATTTCCAGGGAGCGTATCCCGTATCAGCCTGCGTGGTATTTAAGGATGGCATAGCTTCAAAAAAAGACTATCGTCATTTTAATGTGAAGACGGTGGAAGGGATCAATGACTTTGCTTCAATGAAGGAAGTGGTATTTCGCCGTTATAGCCGTTTGCTGACCGAACAGCAGCCTTTACCGCAACTTGTGATCATAGATGGTGGTAAGGGGCAGTTAGGGGCAGCAATGGATAGTATACGGGCATTGGATCTGGTGGGGAGTATGACGGTGGTAGGGCTGGCGAAGAATGAGGAAGAGATCTTCTTTCCGGGGGATAAGGATAGTATCAAATTGCCCTATGATAGTGAGAGCCTGAAACTGATAAGAAGGGTACGTGATGAGGTGCATAGATTTGGGATTACCTTCCACAGGAATAAGCGAAGTAAGGGAACGTTTAAAAATGAACTGGAAGGTATAAAGGGGATAGGGGAGAACACGGCTACACAGTTGTTAAAAACCTTCCGGTCAGTAACAAAGATTAAGTTGCTGACAGAAGAAGACCTGGCGAAGGAAGTAGGGGCAGCAAAAGCGAAATTGATTTACACACATTTTCATCCTTAATAAATTAAGACAGGCGGAACCGCGAAGCGATTCCGCCTGTCTTAAAAACAAGAAAGGGAATCGCTTCGCGATTCCCTTTCTTGTTTATTATTTTTATTCTGCGAGCAGCTATTAATACTGCCACATATCCTGTTCTTTATTGAAGATCTTATCCTTCACAGCCTGACCTTCCAACAATCTCATAGTACCGTCTTTGATATAATCCTTAATCTCGCGGTTATAAGTATTGTTTTCTTTGGTAACGTAGCTGGTGAAGAAACGCATTTCGAACAGATCTTCCCAACTCATTGTAGCCGCATCGTTATTCTGGTTGTATACATCGTATTTAGCCAGGATAGGACGCATATCAGGATAATACACCCAGAACAGCGGGATAGCCGCACGGAAGGAACCATCTTCGTTCATACGGGATACCATTGGAGCGATACCGAGGATACGAACTTTCAGCTGGGACGCTTCCTTGTCGAACACCCAGATTTCTTTGATCTTATACTGTACAACAGTACGTGGATCGAAGTCGTCACGGGTAGTTACCATCTTTTCTTCGCCTGTTACAGGGTCGATACTACGGATGGTTTTTTCTTCGCCGCTCAGTTTATTCTGGATCTCATCGTAAGCGATTGGAGTAGTGAACCTGTCGTCGATAGGACTGAAGGCTTCTACTTCCTTGCTCTTGATAGCATTGAGTATGATATTAATGAACAGCTGGCTGGTACCATTTTCATCCTCAACATTGTACTGAAAAGGAAGGTTCATCTTTTCCCGGGTGTCTATCACCTGCCAGATCTTCTTTTCCCAGAATTCGTCATCTGAACGAATGTGGTCGTAGAGAATAGGCGTACGGTCTTTGATGAAGTTCTTTTCAGAGATACCATCGATACGCTGTGATTTACGCGGGGTATCTACCGGTGTACCGATACCATCAGGGCGCAGTGACGTTCCTGGGGATGGTGGAGGGGGCGGTGGCGGCGCAACGCTGTTACCTGTAGCAGGATTTACTACGGAAGCATCTTGGACAGCTGCATCGGGAGTCGCCGACTTACGACGTGTACCTCCACGGCGTTGTGCATCAGCCTGAGATGCCAGCAGGATAACCAGCATTAGGGAACACCAACCAATTTTGTTAAGGATGACTGCTCGCATAGAAAATATATTAGTTTATCTTGAAATTGATATTGCTCATATCTCTTACTTTACCATCCGGACCCTTTACACGAACGTTATCGAAGTAAACCTGGTCACCTGGTTTCAGGCTACGGATAGCACCCATTACAGAGCTAGGGAAGTAAGCGGAATTTGCCTCACCTTCAACATAATCGCCGGAACGAGGTTGGATACCGATACGGTAGCTTACAACATCGTATTTTACGCCGTCGAATACGAAGTCTTCCAGATCAGCACGCAGACCGCCCTGTACTTTGAACTCAGCAGCTTTCATAGATGGGCCTTTGCTCAGACCAACTTTCAGCACTGGGTCAGGGATGTATTTGATACGGAATTCTTTTTGACCTAAAGTTTTTGGTTTACCGTCGATGGTAGCACCTACGGTTACCACTGCTTTACCTGGTGCGCTTACAACTACTGCGTATTGGCCGGTAGCTTTCTTCGTCATGGAACCAGCAGAAATGCTTGCTGTAATTGCTTCACCTGGTACACCACCTGCAGATACTGAGATTGGGTTTGATAAACCAATGTACAGTACGTTCATTTTATCAGCAGAGATAGATGTGGTAGAAGCACCTACAGTATACGCTTCATTGAAAGTCATAGTCTCAGCGCTACCATCTGGTTTCTTGATGGAAACAGTACCTGTGAGGGTTTTATCACCGATACCGGAAACTGGCATCGTGTAAGTACCCAGACCTTCAACCGCAGTAATGTTCTGGCCATTAACTGAGATTTCAGGATTCACAGTGCTGCTGTATGCACCTACTGCGATCTGTGCTGTCAATGTCTGACCTTCCATCAGATTCTTGGAATTCAGGGAAACCAATGGTCTGATCTTGTCAAAACGAATGATGTTTTTGCTAATCTGTGCCAGGAGATCATCAATGATCAGTGACTCAGAGTTTTTAACGTCGTTCTGGAATTTACTCAGAATGGTAACAGCCGCGATAGTTGGCACCATTTCAAAGTGGTAAGAAGTCCAGTCCTTCTTTTTTGGTCCGTGGCCACCGTGAGACTCACCTACCACAATTTTCAGTGGTAAAGATTTGTCAAAAGCAGCTTTATCCTTAGGATCAACGTAAGTCAGCAGCTGCTCGCGCAGTTCTTTCAGACGTTTTTCCAGTTCAGGTCCTTGTTTGCGATTTTCCATGACGCGAGTTGGCGCGTCCAGGTCAGATTTAGATTTGATATCACCATACTCGTCCAATCCACCGGATTCTCTGATGATCGTATTCTTTAACGTATCGAGATACACGGTCATTGCCTGGGAAAGTTTTTTTACTTCTTCGGCTTTTGCTTTCAGTGGACCTACTTTACCAGGGTCAGAAGACGCCTGGGAGTCGAAATTGGCGTAGGTAATGTCGTTCTTTTCTGTGATCGACTTATTCGACGTAATGATTGAGTTGTTTACTATATTAAATGCGTTCAATATCTCAGCAGAAACGTTCAATGCAAGCATGGCCGTTAAGACCAAGTACATGATATTGATCATCTTCTGCCTGGGATCTTTAGGTAGTGCCATAGTTTGTTTTCAGATTAAATGATTGTCTGTTGTTAATTCCAAAACTATAAGCGTTACTTATCTTCCCTGCATTGCGCTGAGCATGTTACCGTAAACGGTGTTCAGATTGCTCAGATTTTTAGCGAGCTGGGAGATTTGATCCTGAGTTTTACGCGCGTCATCTACGCTGCTGGTCATAGCTGAAGAAACTTTGAGCAGATTTCCGTAGAAATTGTTCATTGCCTTCAGATGATTGTTAGTGTCCTGGAGTTCCAGTTCATAGATCGCATTCAGAGAAGCCAGGTTTTTGGTCATACCCTGCATTTGCTCATGGAAAGATCTTGTAGACTCAGAAGCACTGTTGAAAGAAGCAACAGCCGATGCTGCTGTAGTGTAAGCGTGAGCAACGTTAGTGATTGCGCTGGCAGCTTCCCTTGTTTTCTGGGTGTAGTCGCCTGTAGCCGCAACAACGTCGCTGATGTCCCTCATCTTATCTACTGTGGTACCTAATTTCTGGAAGTTCTCGCTCAGGCGTTGCAGTGATACAGGAGTGATGTCAGCTTCTTCCAGCATCTTGTCCAGGCCAGCCAGTGCAGGGCTACCACCAGCAACAACAGAAACCTGTGTTTCGCCGTGATCTCCGCCACCACTATCTGGTACGAATGCATATACAAAGAAGATTAATGCCTCAGTGCTCAAACCAACGATCAGGGCGATATCCGCGCCTGGCCAGTGTTGCAGTTTGAACAACGCTCCGATAATTACTACTGATGCCGCGATACAAACAAAGAAATTAAGCCATTTCGATGTAGTAGGATTCATAGCCATAGGTCAAAATTTACTGGTTAAAGTGTTAAAGGTTAAATTGTTGTTATGGAATAGTTGTTGCTCATCGATGATTTGCGGTTTCATAATGTACATCATACGGTTCCTCATGTTGAACATATTTTTATTTGTTTAACACACACTACATGCCTGTCCCAAAGGCACCCGGTACAAACCACCGGTACGTCTTCGATACTGCCTGCGTCCTTGCCCATCCATCCGTAATGCTGATTATACTATTGAATGCTGTCCAGATTAATGGTGACCAAAATCATTTTTAGAACGGCTCAGGAATGCAATCGTACATCTGAATCCAATGTAAGACTTAGCACTGTCCTGATATTCATAAGAGCGTGTACCTGTTTGAAGGAAATATCCGATATCTTTCCAGCTACCGCCTCTTACAGCTTTACGCTTCATTTTTGGTGGTGCATCATCTGTAACGTCCATACGGAGATATGGGTTCATGTCAGATGTGAAGGAGTAGGCATTCTCATAGAAGATGTCCTGTGTCCATTCCGCTACGTTACCAGACATGTTGTACAGTCCGTAGTCGTTAGGCCAATAAGCGTCCGCTCTTACAGTGTAGAAACCACCATCTTCAGGATAGTTACCACGACCTGGTTTAAAGTTTGCCAGCAGACAGCCCTTCTTGTTGCGGATATAATAACCACCCCATGGATAAGGAGATTGCTCTCTACCACCACGTGCAGCATATTCCCACTGTGCCTCGGAAGGTAACTGGAATTTATCTTCAGTAAACAGATTCTTGGAGATACGATAGTCTTCCCAGAACTTACTACGCCATTCTGCGAATGCGTTAGCCTGGTGCCAGGTTACACCTACTACCGGATAATTGTCAAATGCCGGGTGCCAGAAGTACATTCTCGTCATAGGCTCGTTGTAAGCATAAGAGAAGTCCCTGATCCAGCACAAAGTGTCAGGATAGATCGCTACATCTTTCTTTACAATGAACTTAGAACGTGGCTTGTTTGCGTTCTCACGCAGCTTTGCCTGCTCCCAGTTGAATGTTTCTATATGATACACCAGTTTATGTACGTCGAATTCCTTACGACCATACAGGCGATCCTCCGGAGCATATGTCATCTGCTCCAGTTTATCCATGGTGCCTTTATCTTTGTAATTAATCTTCTGTTTCCAGTCGATCACATCCTGGCCGCCATCACTCTTAACATGGCTCAGCAATATGTGCGCGATAGAGTCTGTCACCCATTTTACGAACTGACGATACTCGTTATTTGTAATTTCCGTAGCATCCATGTAGAAGCCGGAAATGGAAATAGACTTGTTACGAGCAGTGTACGCATAGTTCAGATCCTCATCGCTGGGGCCCATGTGAAAGGTACCAGAAGGTACATACACCATTCCATAGGGTACAGGAGGGAAATACTTTGGTCTGGGACTAACTCCAATCAGCTGTCCTTGTGCATTTTTGGGGGTTTTACTACCACCGCAGCTGGCTAGCAGGCTAACCAGCAATACTGCTAACAGACCACTTGAAAAATTAAGCTTCATAAGGGTAGCTTTCATTGAAAATCATTTATTTCGATACAGCGACGCAGTTCCATTGGCCGAAATGACACTGCTTGCCGTCGCTAAGTTCTGAAACATGGCCGAATCTTCCCGGACCGCCCGGTCAGACTGATAAGCCAACCAGCCATTCACATTTTGTTGAATTCTAAAATGACTCTAAAGCTGCTGATTTATAGACAACTCCAGATATAACTGGTTGTTCGCTTGTTGGTTTCTTTTATATCTTGCCCGATCAGGTCGTGTTCTCAGAATCAGCACCTTTTGCCCATCACTCACCCGTATTGAATCTTAAGTAAGATAACAAATGTAATGATTAATTTTAATCCGTAGTTAGTTTTTAGCCAACTTTTTCATTCGCTCATAGGACCGATGACAATTAAATTAAACGTATTTTTTAACATTTTATTATATCCGACTCAAAATCCTTTTTTAACCGTTTCCTTTTTACAGAGATATGGTCATGCAAGATACATAAATATTATTTCAAATTAATAATTTCATCTATATAATTAACAGGTTTAATGCAATGATAATCTTCGCAAACATAGATCAGCGTCTCATTCGCCCGCTCCCGGTGTGACAGTAAGGGTATTTCAGGATTATCTTGCGTTGCTCCCAACAGTACCTTAAACGGAATATAATGCTTATTAGTATCCTCCATTCTCAACTTATAATCCGGCCCCACAATCGCAATTTCTTTTACCCCCTGCACCCGCTGCAATAGTAACCCCGCCCAAACCCCTAATGATGTCGGATACCTCACCGTAGTCTGCGCCTGACCTGCCTGCATTTTCATTGCCCTTTCGCCCCATTCCCCCTGGTCAAATACAACACCCAGGTACCAGAGATTAGCAGCCATGATTGCATTACCACTTGGGGTAGCTCCATCATATACTTCCTTCTTACGAACGATCACATCAGATTGACTTTCAACAGTATAATAGCAATATACACCCGTTTCATCAGAAAAATGCTGCAATACGAAAGTTGTCAGTGAAAATGCCTTGTCCAGGTAAGACTTGTCTC
This window of the Chitinophaga sancti genome carries:
- the porK gene encoding T9SS ring complex lipoprotein PorK/GldK, which gives rise to MKLNFSSGLLAVLLVSLLASCGGSKTPKNAQGQLIGVSPRPKYFPPVPYGMVYVPSGTFHMGPSDEDLNYAYTARNKSISISGFYMDATEITNNEYRQFVKWVTDSIAHILLSHVKSDGGQDVIDWKQKINYKDKGTMDKLEQMTYAPEDRLYGRKEFDVHKLVYHIETFNWEQAKLRENANKPRSKFIVKKDVAIYPDTLCWIRDFSYAYNEPMTRMYFWHPAFDNYPVVGVTWHQANAFAEWRSKFWEDYRISKNLFTEDKFQLPSEAQWEYAARGGREQSPYPWGGYYIRNKKGCLLANFKPGRGNYPEDGGFYTVRADAYWPNDYGLYNMSGNVAEWTQDIFYENAYSFTSDMNPYLRMDVTDDAPPKMKRKAVRGGSWKDIGYFLQTGTRSYEYQDSAKSYIGFRCTIAFLSRSKNDFGHH
- a CDS encoding DUF4783 domain-containing protein; translated protein: MKKLMYVLGVVLLAGIVTAFTMSAAALNPGAAGPFEDVVSSIKSGDASSLSRYLDNTVEINISGKSSSYSKSQAEIILKDFFSKNQVKSFELIHQGEGGGGSRFGIGNMGTSGGAFRTSFFLQKKGGSMVLNELRFENK
- the porL gene encoding type IX secretion system motor protein PorL/GldL, with the protein product MAMNPTTSKWLNFFVCIAASVVIIGALFKLQHWPGADIALIVGLSTEALIFFVYAFVPDSGGGDHGETQVSVVAGGSPALAGLDKMLEEADITPVSLQRLSENFQKLGTTVDKMRDISDVVAATGDYTQKTREAASAITNVAHAYTTAASAVASFNSASESTRSFHEQMQGMTKNLASLNAIYELELQDTNNHLKAMNNFYGNLLKVSSAMTSSVDDARKTQDQISQLAKNLSNLNTVYGNMLSAMQGR
- the uvrC gene encoding excinuclease ABC subunit UvrC, giving the protein MTAAEFSQISHTIPLQPGIYKYYSEGGELLYVGKAKSLRKRVSSYFVKNHDSFKTRKLVEHIHHIEFTIVGSEQDAFLLENSLIKQFQPKFNINLKDDKTYPYLVIKHESFPRVFFTRNVVKDGSEYLGPYTSVWRVKELMEVIKSNIPLRTCNLNLSPQNVAKGKYKVCLEYHLGNCKGPCESLQTEEDYREGLSQVKNILKGNLSPILQHFRQLMSEYAMNMEFEKAEMMRKKIEKLQDYQSKSTIVNTKVGNVDVFSIISEGNHAYVNYLRVLNGTIADTKTVTLEKKLEEENEEVLAYAVNYLRDAFKSVTKEIVVPIEIEYPEENIVVTVPKGGDKKKLLELSEKNVDYFKEELYRKKILHLEGKSDMEKKKVLYQLQADLELVELPTHIECFDNSNFQGAYPVSACVVFKDGIASKKDYRHFNVKTVEGINDFASMKEVVFRRYSRLLTEQQPLPQLVIIDGGKGQLGAAMDSIRALDLVGSMTVVGLAKNEEEIFFPGDKDSIKLPYDSESLKLIRRVRDEVHRFGITFHRNKRSKGTFKNELEGIKGIGENTATQLLKTFRSVTKIKLLTEEDLAKEVGAAKAKLIYTHFHP
- the porN gene encoding type IX secretion system ring subunit PorN/GldN; amino-acid sequence: MRAVILNKIGWCSLMLVILLASQADAQRRGGTRRKSATPDAAVQDASVVNPATGNSVAPPPPPPPSPGTSLRPDGIGTPVDTPRKSQRIDGISEKNFIKDRTPILYDHIRSDDEFWEKKIWQVIDTREKMNLPFQYNVEDENGTSQLFINIILNAIKSKEVEAFSPIDDRFTTPIAYDEIQNKLSGEEKTIRSIDPVTGEEKMVTTRDDFDPRTVVQYKIKEIWVFDKEASQLKVRILGIAPMVSRMNEDGSFRAAIPLFWVYYPDMRPILAKYDVYNQNNDAATMSWEDLFEMRFFTSYVTKENNTYNREIKDYIKDGTMRLLEGQAVKDKIFNKEQDMWQY
- the gpmI gene encoding 2,3-bisphosphoglycerate-independent phosphoglycerate mutase; the protein is MEKKKAMLVIMDGWGQGQVPTADAIANAKTPFVSSLYSKYPHSTLVTCGEQVGLPDGQMGNSEVGHLNLGAGRIVYQELQRINVAVRTGELASNAVLQETFNYAKDKDKALHLIGLVSDGGVHSHITHLKALTQIAKEKGLTKVYIHAFTDGRDTDPKGGLGYFADLLPHLAQTTGQVASITGRYYAMDRDKRWERVKLAYDALVNGTGTPATDVLAAMKASYEAGVTDEFIKPVIITDAAGKPVTTIQEGDAVLCFNFRTDRCREITQVLTQQAFPDFGMKPLNLFYTTMTEYDKTYKGVHVIFENDNLANTLGEVLEQNDRTQIRIAETEKYPHVSFFFSGGREKEFKGERRLIVASPKVATYDLQPEMSAPEVTNTIVAEINQKSADFIALNFANADMVGHTGVWEAAIKAVETVDTCVSKVVTAALANDYTVFLTADHGNADFMVNGDGTPNTAHTLNLVPYFIISNDFKGEVKPGKLGDVAPTILTLMGLPIPKEMSGNILI
- the porM gene encoding type IX secretion system motor protein PorM/GldM — encoded protein: MALPKDPRQKMINIMYLVLTAMLALNVSAEILNAFNIVNNSIITSNKSITEKNDITYANFDSQASSDPGKVGPLKAKAEEVKKLSQAMTVYLDTLKNTIIRESGGLDEYGDIKSKSDLDAPTRVMENRKQGPELEKRLKELREQLLTYVDPKDKAAFDKSLPLKIVVGESHGGHGPKKKDWTSYHFEMVPTIAAVTILSKFQNDVKNSESLIIDDLLAQISKNIIRFDKIRPLVSLNSKNLMEGQTLTAQIAVGAYSSTVNPEISVNGQNITAVEGLGTYTMPVSGIGDKTLTGTVSIKKPDGSAETMTFNEAYTVGASTTSISADKMNVLYIGLSNPISVSAGGVPGEAITASISAGSMTKKATGQYAVVVSAPGKAVVTVGATIDGKPKTLGQKEFRIKYIPDPVLKVGLSKGPSMKAAEFKVQGGLRADLEDFVFDGVKYDVVSYRIGIQPRSGDYVEGEANSAYFPSSVMGAIRSLKPGDQVYFDNVRVKGPDGKVRDMSNINFKIN